One Vitis riparia cultivar Riparia Gloire de Montpellier isolate 1030 chromosome 4, EGFV_Vit.rip_1.0, whole genome shotgun sequence genomic window carries:
- the LOC117913318 gene encoding 60S acidic ribosomal protein P0-like — translation MPKELKEVFKVFDNDQNGFIAATELQYVMINLGEKLIDENVDEIDSRSGLGSKGAKDLSSAKSKASDQYLAKLGIGPLSYGLTMLSVYDKGPVFSSEAFDPTDVDLIEKFVVDLSLVTSLALVIPYPTSVLSFRVHLHDFGLHDHFL, via the exons ATGCCAAAGGAACTCAAAGAGGTTTTCAAGGTCTTTGACAATGATCAAAATGGCTTTATTGCTGCTACAGAGCTTCAGTATGTAATGATAAACCTCGGTGAGAAGTTGATTGATGAAAATGTGGATGAGATTGATTCGAGAAGTGGAT TGGGGTCCAAAGGTGCAAAAGATCTTTCTAGTGCCAAAAGCAAAGCAAGTGACCAGTATCTTGCCAAGCTTGGAATAGGACCTCTCTCTTATGGTCTTACAATGCTATCAGTTTATGATAAGGGTCCGGTTTTCAGCTCTGAGGCATTTGATCCTACAGATGTGGACCTCATTGAGAAGTTTGTAGTTGATCTCTCTCTGGTTACCTCGCTTGCATTGGTTATCCCATACCCAACCTCAGTGCTCTCATTCCGAGTCCACTTGCATGATTTTGGTTTGCATGACCACTTTCTCTAG
- the LOC117913100 gene encoding ganglioside-induced differentiation-associated protein 2, translating into MCAQASPSEQEQLIEKLEIFKIRGRDKRGRKILRIIGKYFPARTLSVDVVKKYLEDKIFPKLGKKQFSVLYVHTDVERSENFPGISALRSIYEAIPVNVKENLEAVYFVHPGLQSRLFLATFGRLLLGGGLYGKLRYVNRLDLLWEHVRRNEIEIPDFVYDHDEELEYRPMMDYGLESDHPRVYGAPAVDSPVSMYSMRCIS; encoded by the exons ATGTGTGCTCAAGCTTCGCCATCCGAACAGGAGCAACTCATTGAGAAACTCGAAATTTTCAAGATCCGGGGGAGAGATAAACGTGGCCGGAAGATCCTTCGCATTATCGGAAAGTACTTCCCTG CGCGGACTCTGAGCGTTGATGTCGTGAAGAAATATTTGGAGGACAAGATTTTCCCTAAATTAGGGAAAAAACAGTTCTCTGTGCTGTACGTGCACACCGATGTGGAGAGGAGCGAGAATTTCCCCGGAATCTCAGCTCTCCGATCCATCTACGAGGCGATTCCAGTGAACGTGAAGGAGAATCTGGAGGCTGTTTACTTTGTTCACCCAGGCCTGCAGTCTAGGCTTTTCTTGGCAACCTTTGGCCGCCTTCTCCTCGGCGGAGG GCTGTATGGGAAGCTGAGGTACGTCAACAGACTGGACCTCCTGTGGGAACACGTGAGGAGGAACGAGATTGAGATCCCCGATTTCGTGTACGATCATGATGAAGAGCTGGAGTACCGTCCGATGATGGACTATGGGTTGGAGAGCGATCATCCAAGGGTGTATGGTGCACCAGCGGTGGATTCTCCTGTGTCAATGTACTCTATGAGATGCATCTCGTAG
- the LOC117913099 gene encoding UPF0548 protein At2g17695, with product MVFLLWSRPSPQKQKACLEKSGGINYDSKYKGFTTKPASQLKEDKELSEAGFFVNHARILVGSGLDTYEKGKVALENWRHFAFDWAFVDPTTPIRKGVKFCVCTKTFLPWTMMPLEVVYVDEKKNANKAIASFGFGSGTLHGHLLAGEERFSIELDENDQVWYEVLSFSKPGNILSVLGYPYVQSMQKRFTLLSTNAVLKHLSA from the exons ATGGTATTCTTGCTCTGGTCTCGCCCTTCTCCTCAGAAACAGAAGGCTTGCCTTGAAAA GTCTGGTGGCATCAACTATGATTCCAAGTACAAAGGATTTACTACCAAGCCAGCGTCTCAGCTCAAAGAAGACAAGGAGCTCTCAGAAGCTGGATTTTTTGTCAACCATGCTCGCATTTTAGTGGGTTCGGGTCTTGATACCTATGAGAAGGGCAAGGTTGCTCTTGAGAACTGGAG GCATTTTGCATTTGACTGGGCGTTTGTCGACCCAACAACTCCGATTCGAAAAGGGGTGAAGTTTTGCGTTTGTACCAAAACGTTCCTTCCATGGACGATGATGCCTCTTGAGGTAGTGTATgtggatgaaaagaaaaatgctaaCAAGGCCATTGCCTCATTTGGGTTCGGCAGTGGCACCCTTCATGGTCACCTCCTG GCTGGGGAAGAGCGTTTTTCAATTGAGCTGGATGAGAACGACCAGGTCTGGTATGAAGTACTTTCCTTCTCCAAGCCTGGCAACATCCTATCAGTTCTCGGGTACCCATATGTACAATCTATGCAAAAGCGGTTTACACTTCTCTCTACCAATGCAGTTCTGAAACATTTGTCAGCCTAA
- the LOC117912292 gene encoding F-box protein SKIP23-like: MESDAGQWSHLPKDLLAKIAGRLDTRIDFLRFRSVCSSWMSSVSPTFPSKNPLLSLKLPYPIDSIANLNISDPDTRNPRVSFSLIESTLYYLQPLRQTPDSKEALLIKLKEPKPGKVRLMDTLSRRPIQHLPKNFPKVLNTLDFRVREVGKTYGLRLFDVRGKPITRFEFKSILITKVIMFSKGDEYGLMMIHIRGGLALWRLGEKKWSLIDDGAEKSHFDDVIYYKGRFYAIDYIGRIVVIDADSLKATELASPVHGSRGNHRHFVESFGELFLVDKYVETFCNNYSDIVSVVPDYPVHFEVFKFIEEEQKWDWVSDIGDRVLFVDDDRTFSLSSTDFP; the protein is encoded by the coding sequence ATGGAGAGCGATGCAGGGCAGTGGTCCCATCTCCCGAAGGATCTGCTAGCGAAGATCGCCGGACGCCTCGACACCCGCATCGATTTTCTCCGTTTCCGCAGCGTCTGCTCTTCATGGATGTCGTCCGTTTCCCCTACCTTTCCCAGCAAAAACCCTCTCTTGTCTCTGAAACTCCCGTACCCCATTGACTCCATTGCAAACCTCAACATCAGTGACCCCGACACCCGCAACCCTCGCGTCTCCTTTTCCCTCATCGAGTCCACTCTCTATTATCTTCAACCACTCCGCCAAACCCCAGATTCCAAAGAGGCCCTGTTGATTAAGTTGAAGGAGCCTAAACCAGGGAAAGTCCGTCTTATGGACACCCTCTCCAGACGCCCCATCCAGCATCTGCCCAAAAATTTCCCCAAGGTTCTCAACACGCTTGACTTTCGAGTCCGTGAAGTTGGTAAAACTTATGGTCTTCGTTTGTTTGATGTTCGGGGTAAGCCTATTACTAGGTTTGAGTTCAAATCTATTTTGATCACGAAAGTAATTATGTTCTCGAAGGGTGATGAGTATGGTTTGATGATGATTCATATTAGAGGGGGGCTGGCTCTATGGAGATTGGGGGAGAAGAAATGGAGTTTGATAGATGATGGAGCAGAGAAATCTCATTTTGACGATGTTATATACTATAAGGGGAGATTCTATGCTATTGATTATATAGGAAGAATCGTGGTGATTGATGCTGACTCTCTGAAAGCCACAGAGCTTGCGTCTCCGGTGCATGGGAGCAGGGGTAATCACAGGCATTTTGTGGAGTCATTTGGGGAACTGTTTTTGGTTGATAAGTACGTAGAAACCTTTTGTAATAATTATAGCGACATAGTTTCTGTTGTCCCGGATTATCCTGTTCATTTTGAGGTCTTTAAGTTCATTGAGGAGGAGCAGAAGTGGGATTGGGTAAGCGACATTGGCGACCGAGTGTTGTTTGTGGATGATGACCGCACCTTTTCTCTCTCGTCTACTGACTTCCCTTGA